In a single window of the Pelagibacterium sp. 26DY04 genome:
- a CDS encoding lipid-A-disaccharide synthase, which yields MTSVFILAGEASGDRIGANLMAGLKSRRPELAIFGVGGDAMEGEGLTSLFPMDDLAVMGYRDVIVRLPLLLWRARQVASTILRQRPAAVVFIDAQVFSKVVAQSLRRRGYRDSIILYVAPAVWAWGAVRAKKLAAVFNEVLSVLPFEPEAMRRLGGPETAYVGHPALEQYPMRASQPASGPVLLLPGSRSGEIARHLPMLGAAAAQLADLPSVTGFAILSTRSQAARISSVVSRWPLSVSVLVTREERHAALHEAVAAIAASGTVTLELALAGVPQVLTYVAEGAQVRMFEKATTQFIGLPNIIADRQVIPEVLFAHKGETDKLVGIARSLIGNPEALAKQVASFREIRAVMEIGAPEAPLQDPVEKILGYLPT from the coding sequence ATGACTAGCGTTTTCATTCTCGCCGGCGAAGCTTCGGGTGATCGCATTGGCGCGAACCTCATGGCCGGCCTTAAGAGCAGGCGACCGGAGCTCGCTATTTTCGGCGTGGGCGGCGACGCCATGGAAGGCGAGGGGCTAACCTCGCTTTTTCCCATGGATGATCTTGCCGTCATGGGGTATCGCGACGTCATTGTCCGCCTGCCGCTCCTCCTCTGGCGCGCGAGGCAGGTGGCTTCCACTATCCTACGCCAGCGACCGGCGGCAGTCGTTTTCATCGATGCCCAGGTCTTTTCCAAGGTGGTGGCGCAATCGCTGCGCAGGCGCGGCTATCGCGATTCGATCATTCTCTACGTCGCCCCGGCCGTCTGGGCGTGGGGTGCGGTGCGGGCCAAAAAATTGGCGGCGGTCTTCAACGAAGTTCTGTCCGTTCTGCCGTTCGAGCCCGAGGCGATGCGCCGGCTGGGAGGTCCGGAGACCGCCTATGTAGGCCATCCGGCGCTCGAGCAATACCCTATGCGTGCCTCGCAGCCCGCGTCTGGACCGGTTTTGCTGCTTCCTGGCAGCCGTTCTGGCGAGATCGCCCGGCATCTTCCCATGCTGGGTGCCGCCGCCGCGCAGCTTGCCGACCTTCCATCGGTTACCGGTTTCGCCATTCTTTCGACGCGCTCCCAAGCCGCGCGAATCAGCAGCGTCGTCAGCCGATGGCCGCTCTCCGTTTCCGTGCTCGTGACCCGCGAGGAGCGGCACGCGGCGTTGCACGAGGCGGTTGCCGCCATCGCCGCCAGCGGCACAGTCACCCTCGAACTTGCTCTTGCCGGTGTTCCACAAGTGCTCACTTATGTTGCGGAGGGCGCGCAAGTACGCATGTTCGAAAAAGCCACCACGCAATTTATCGGGCTGCCCAACATCATCGCGGATCGCCAGGTGATTCCAGAGGTTTTGTTTGCCCACAAGGGCGAAACCGATAAGCTCGTGGGTATTGCCAGATCGCTGATCGGCAACCCGGAAGCTCTGGCTAAGCAAGTTGCCAGCTTCCGCGAAATCCGCGCGGTCATGGAAATAGGGGCACCCGAGGCGCCCCTTCAAGATCCTGTCGAAAAAATTCTCGGCTACCTGCCGACTTAG
- the gltA gene encoding citrate synthase gives MSETTAKLTLGDETYEFPVLSGTVGPDVIDIRSLYAKTGLFTYDPGFTSTAACDSAITYIDGDKGELLYRGYPIEQLAAKSSYIEVCYLLLYGELPSKAELADFENRVTRHTMVHEQMHYFYRGFRRDAHPMAIVTGVVGAMAAFYHDSTDISDPMQREIASIRMVAKLPTIAAMAYKYSVGQPFVYPRNDLDYASNFLHMCFAVPAEEYKVDPVVAKAMDRIFTLHADHEQNASTSTVRLSGSSDANPFACIAAGVACLWGPAHGGANEAALNMLREIGTVDRIPEFIERAKDKNDPFRLMGFGHRVYKNYDPRAAVMQESAREVLELLGVENNPTLQVAQELEKIALEDPYFVERKLYPNVDFYSGIILDAIGFPTSMFTAIFALSRTVGWIAQWKEMIGDPQKKIGRPRQLYHGATTRDYVDIAQR, from the coding sequence ATGAGCGAAACTACGGCAAAGCTAACTCTGGGCGATGAGACCTACGAGTTCCCGGTGCTCAGCGGCACGGTGGGACCCGACGTGATCGACATCCGGTCGCTTTATGCCAAGACAGGTCTCTTCACCTACGATCCGGGCTTCACCTCGACGGCAGCCTGCGACAGCGCCATCACCTATATCGATGGCGACAAGGGCGAGTTGCTCTATCGCGGCTACCCGATCGAACAATTGGCGGCCAAGAGCTCATACATCGAAGTCTGCTATCTGCTGCTTTACGGGGAACTCCCCAGCAAGGCGGAACTGGCCGATTTCGAAAACCGCGTGACACGGCACACCATGGTGCATGAGCAGATGCACTATTTCTACCGCGGCTTCCGGCGCGACGCGCACCCCATGGCGATCGTCACCGGCGTGGTTGGCGCGATGGCGGCGTTCTATCACGACTCCACCGATATTTCCGACCCCATGCAGCGCGAGATCGCCTCGATCCGCATGGTCGCCAAGCTGCCGACCATTGCCGCCATGGCGTATAAATATTCGGTGGGACAGCCCTTCGTTTATCCGCGCAACGATCTCGATTACGCATCGAACTTCCTGCACATGTGCTTTGCCGTGCCGGCCGAGGAGTACAAGGTCGATCCCGTGGTCGCCAAGGCGATGGACCGCATCTTCACGCTTCATGCCGATCACGAACAGAATGCATCGACTTCGACCGTGCGGCTTTCGGGCTCGTCGGACGCCAATCCCTTCGCCTGCATCGCGGCTGGCGTTGCCTGCCTTTGGGGTCCCGCCCATGGCGGCGCCAACGAGGCCGCGCTCAACATGCTGCGCGAAATCGGTACCGTCGATCGCATTCCCGAGTTCATCGAGCGCGCGAAGGACAAGAACGATCCATTCCGCCTGATGGGCTTCGGTCACCGGGTCTATAAGAATTATGATCCTCGCGCCGCGGTGATGCAGGAATCGGCACGCGAAGTTCTCGAACTGTTGGGCGTTGAAAACAACCCCACCTTGCAGGTGGCCCAGGAGCTCGAAAAGATCGCGCTCGAAGATCCCTATTTCGTTGAGCGCAAGCTCTATCCCAATGTGGACTTCTATTCCGGCATCATTCTCGATGCCATCGGGTTCCCGACCTCGATGTTCACGGCCATTTTCGCACTGTCGCGCACCGTCGGCTGGATCGCACAGTGGAAGGAAATGATCGGCGATCCGCAGAAGAAGATCGGTCGTCCGCGCCAGCTCTATCATGGTGCCACGACACGCGACTACGTGGATATCGCGCAGCGCTAG
- the gltX gene encoding glutamate--tRNA ligase has protein sequence MSKPVVTRFAPSPTGFLHIGGARTALFNWAFARKMGGTMLLRIEDTDRERSTDAAVAAILDGMSWLGLDWDGEPISQFARADRHAQVALKLLQSGNAYKCYCTPEELTEMREKARAEGRPPRYDGRWRDRAPSEAPEGVNPVIRIKAPQSGDIVVKDHVQGDVVFKAENLDDFIILRSDGTPTYMHAVVVDDHDMGVTHIIRGDDHLTNAARQIVIYQAMGWDVPEMAHIPLIHGPDGAKLSKRHGAMGVEAYRQMGYLPEALRNYLARLGWAHGDDEIFSTEQMVEWFSLEALNKGPSRFDFVKLDNLNGHYIRSAEPSRLYDIMVDTASETGRNADYAGLVSNKDTVLAAIPELQPRAKTVLELIDLAQFIYAERPLPIEEKAAQLLTGESLEHLTALTDAFGRLDEWTVERLDATVRTYAEGVGLKLGKVAQPLRAALTGRTISPGIFEVMVLIGRDESLARLADVTHARAGA, from the coding sequence ATGTCCAAACCCGTCGTTACGCGCTTTGCGCCTTCTCCCACAGGTTTCCTGCACATCGGGGGCGCCCGCACGGCTCTTTTCAACTGGGCCTTCGCCCGGAAGATGGGAGGCACCATGCTGCTGCGCATCGAGGACACCGATCGGGAACGCTCGACCGATGCGGCCGTGGCGGCAATCCTCGATGGTATGAGCTGGCTCGGGCTCGATTGGGATGGTGAACCGATCAGCCAGTTCGCGCGCGCCGACCGGCACGCTCAGGTGGCGCTCAAATTGCTGCAGTCCGGCAACGCCTACAAATGCTATTGCACGCCCGAAGAGCTCACCGAGATGCGTGAAAAGGCGCGCGCCGAAGGCCGGCCGCCGCGCTATGACGGGCGCTGGCGCGACCGCGCCCCCTCCGAAGCGCCCGAGGGCGTCAACCCGGTCATCCGTATCAAGGCGCCGCAGTCCGGAGACATCGTGGTCAAGGACCACGTGCAGGGCGATGTGGTGTTCAAAGCCGAAAATCTCGATGATTTCATCATCCTGCGCTCGGACGGAACGCCGACCTATATGCATGCGGTCGTGGTGGACGATCACGATATGGGCGTCACCCACATCATCCGCGGCGACGATCACCTGACCAACGCCGCCCGGCAGATCGTCATCTATCAGGCCATGGGTTGGGACGTGCCCGAAATGGCGCATATCCCTCTGATCCACGGCCCCGATGGCGCCAAGCTTTCCAAGCGGCATGGCGCCATGGGCGTCGAAGCATATCGTCAGATGGGCTACCTCCCCGAAGCACTGCGCAACTATCTGGCGCGGCTGGGCTGGGCGCATGGAGACGACGAGATCTTTTCCACCGAGCAGATGGTGGAGTGGTTCTCGCTCGAAGCGCTCAACAAGGGCCCTTCCCGCTTCGACTTCGTCAAACTCGACAATCTCAACGGACACTATATCCGGTCGGCCGAGCCGTCCCGCCTCTACGACATCATGGTCGACACCGCGTCCGAAACCGGCCGGAACGCCGACTACGCCGGACTGGTCTCGAACAAGGACACAGTGCTGGCCGCGATCCCGGAGCTGCAGCCGCGCGCTAAAACAGTGCTCGAGTTGATCGATCTTGCCCAGTTCATCTACGCCGAACGCCCGCTGCCGATCGAAGAAAAAGCCGCTCAGTTGCTGACGGGGGAAAGCCTGGAGCATCTCACGGCGCTTACCGACGCCTTTGGTAGGCTCGATGAATGGACAGTGGAACGCCTCGACGCCACGGTTCGGACCTATGCTGAAGGCGTGGGGCTGAAGCTCGGTAAGGTAGCGCAGCCGCTTCGCGCGGCGCTTACGGGCCGCACCATTTCGCCCGGCATCTTCGAGGTGATGGTCCTGATCGGCAGGGACGAAAGCCTTGCACGACTGGCCGACGTAACACATGCACGTGCCGGCGCCTGA
- a CDS encoding ComEC/Rec2 family competence protein, with translation MVDFPVARNFDGQRGVGPSGKLLRVSATLIGTLADAVSDAATQRRNLILWPFMMIAGLIVYRLLPTEPTLLTLSVTIFLAAACAIVGRNDAKVREPALLGVLAGLGMMLLPIHGALFGTSMLETARYGTYTARVDAVIFDDGENQRWVLSDVAASGESEEWMVPDVRLARVSVQGDYAVSPGDVIETRIRFYPVPAPAVPGGYDAQFVSYFDGIGAYGNVLGEVSVTSAEEAGLSRFIKDIRAAITARLVAQLGDRIGGIAAALITGDQSRISEADYDVMAEAGIVHVISISGLHLTLVAGTMFAAIRFVLALSHRVPQLLSVKKIAAGFGIVTALAYMLLSGMVIPAVRSTIMLALVFAAIMAGRQALTMRNVAIAALIIVVFEPSSVFRASFQLSFAAVVALIAAYELARRRREEREAPARAKLFRLTVDVAMTSLVAGLATVVFSAYHFQQTAPFGVVGNLMVTPVVSLAMMPSALLGTLLIPIGLDGLPYAVLGWSIETMLWCAGFVSEMSGGFDPSPILAPAALVVTLAGLTWLAYFRDRMRLAGPLLVVPIIALFCMERAPDIFIADQSQAVAIRHNDSVALIAGRNGTFATNIWSERYITPIADGHEATSCDSLGCVLETDQGYSVALVNARSAFDEDCRVADIVIARMDAPEACRATARLVIDATDLARHGAHMIDWNGPDAPPRLRTAIDTPLRPWRLGIE, from the coding sequence ATGGTTGACTTTCCGGTCGCCAGAAATTTCGACGGGCAGCGAGGCGTCGGCCCATCGGGCAAGCTCTTGCGGGTATCCGCGACCCTCATCGGCACCCTGGCAGACGCTGTCTCCGACGCTGCCACGCAAAGACGCAATCTGATCCTTTGGCCCTTTATGATGATCGCCGGGCTGATCGTCTATCGTCTCTTGCCGACTGAGCCAACGCTGTTGACCTTGAGTGTCACCATCTTCCTTGCCGCCGCCTGCGCCATCGTGGGACGCAATGATGCAAAGGTGCGCGAGCCGGCTCTGCTCGGCGTGTTGGCGGGGCTCGGAATGATGCTACTGCCCATCCATGGCGCACTGTTCGGCACATCGATGCTCGAGACCGCGCGGTACGGAACCTACACTGCCCGCGTAGACGCCGTGATCTTCGACGACGGCGAAAACCAACGCTGGGTTCTCTCGGACGTCGCTGCCTCAGGAGAATCCGAAGAGTGGATGGTGCCCGACGTCCGGTTGGCCCGCGTAAGCGTCCAGGGTGACTATGCGGTTTCACCCGGTGATGTCATCGAAACGCGTATCCGCTTCTATCCCGTTCCGGCACCGGCGGTTCCTGGAGGATATGACGCTCAATTCGTGAGTTATTTCGATGGTATCGGCGCGTATGGTAATGTGTTGGGCGAGGTTTCCGTCACATCGGCGGAAGAAGCTGGATTGAGCCGGTTCATCAAGGATATTCGAGCAGCGATCACCGCCAGACTAGTCGCTCAGCTTGGCGACAGGATCGGCGGAATTGCAGCCGCGCTCATCACTGGCGACCAGAGCCGGATCAGCGAGGCGGACTATGACGTCATGGCCGAGGCCGGTATCGTGCATGTGATCTCGATCTCCGGCCTCCATTTGACCCTCGTGGCAGGGACGATGTTTGCCGCCATACGCTTCGTTCTTGCGCTCAGCCATCGCGTGCCGCAACTGTTGTCCGTCAAAAAGATCGCGGCTGGCTTCGGCATCGTTACGGCGCTGGCCTATATGCTGCTTTCCGGCATGGTCATTCCGGCGGTGCGTTCGACCATTATGCTGGCACTGGTTTTCGCAGCCATCATGGCCGGGCGCCAGGCACTGACCATGCGCAATGTCGCGATTGCTGCCCTAATCATCGTCGTCTTCGAGCCTTCAAGCGTATTCCGCGCTTCGTTCCAGCTCTCCTTCGCCGCGGTCGTTGCCCTGATCGCCGCTTATGAACTGGCACGCCGGCGGCGGGAAGAGCGTGAAGCGCCCGCCCGGGCCAAGCTGTTCCGACTGACCGTAGATGTGGCCATGACCAGCCTCGTCGCCGGATTGGCCACCGTGGTTTTCTCGGCCTATCATTTTCAGCAGACCGCGCCATTCGGCGTTGTCGGCAATCTCATGGTCACCCCGGTCGTAAGCCTGGCGATGATGCCATCGGCGCTGCTTGGGACATTGCTGATCCCTATCGGTCTGGATGGCCTGCCTTACGCTGTGCTCGGCTGGAGCATCGAAACGATGCTCTGGTGCGCTGGATTTGTCAGCGAAATGAGTGGCGGCTTCGATCCGAGCCCTATTCTGGCGCCCGCCGCATTGGTTGTTACACTCGCCGGGCTGACCTGGCTTGCCTACTTCCGCGATAGAATGCGGCTGGCGGGGCCGTTATTGGTGGTCCCGATCATCGCCCTGTTCTGCATGGAACGGGCGCCGGACATCTTCATCGCCGATCAAAGCCAGGCGGTTGCAATACGTCACAATGACAGCGTGGCACTGATCGCCGGCCGCAACGGCACCTTCGCCACCAACATATGGTCCGAACGCTACATCACGCCGATCGCCGACGGGCACGAGGCCACCAGTTGCGACAGCTTGGGGTGTGTGCTCGAGACGGATCAGGGGTATTCCGTTGCGCTGGTCAACGCACGCTCGGCCTTCGACGAGGATTGCCGCGTCGCCGACATCGTGATCGCGCGCATGGACGCACCCGAAGCGTGCCGGGCCACCGCACGTCTCGTGATCGACGCAACCGATCTCGCCCGCCACGGCGCACATATGATCGATTGGAATGGGCCCGACGCCCCGCCGCGGCTGCGCACTGCCATCGATACTCCCCTCCGCCCATGGCGCCTGGGGATAGAATAG
- a CDS encoding ribonuclease E/G yields the protein MATKRMLVDATHPEETRIVVTNGNKLEEFDFESAERRQLRGNIYLAKVTRVEPSLQAAFVEYGGNRHGFLAFSEIHPDYYQIPVADREALMRAEEEAHEEDVDAADEEEVEAVEGEDDLTEENGDDDLDAPRETKKVEQIGEGDALEDLQERPRRNLRKYKIQEVIKRRQVLLVQVVKEERGNKGAALTTYLSLAGRYSVLMPNTARGGGISRKITSAADRKRLKEIATDLDVPEGMGVILRTAGASRTKAEVKRDFEYLMRLWENVRTLTLESSAPCLVYEEGSLIKRTIRDLYNKDITEVLVAGDAGYREAKDFMRMIMPSHSKNVQAYKDDAPIFSRYNIESQLDSMFHPQVTLPSGGYIVINPTEALVSIDVNSGRATKEHNIEDTALQTNLEAAEEISRQLRLRDLAGLIVIDFIDMEERRNNRAVEKKLKDCLKNDRARIQVGHISHFGLMEMSRQRIRFGVLESSTHSCPTCAGTGLVRSVSSLALMIMRAIEDHVLRKPGQSINVNMPAEVALYILNTKRDTLTALEAKYGLSITISAQSGLVGSQFNIERGETRAPVAAAPVQHIRADAASIEDYDEPEVEEEATEEAESEREASGENQGGRNKRRRRRRRGGRDNGAVQATELATPDAESGDTEDEPRGEAVFADEDDQPRKRRRRGRRGGRRNKRPNEGGFGEAVEEGGDAEAMNAVEEREPAVADSLPAPDAAPETVTAAEAPAEEPAPEEKPKKVRRTRKAKAVDASADAVAQEAVESTEQAPAAAEAAPEKPARKPRAPRKKKVEAETAAEQPVEAPAPVPAEQETAAVAAESAEEAETRGRRKKVVPADEIVVSSASEATEEKPKKVGWWQRRLGLG from the coding sequence ATGGCCACGAAAAGAATGCTGGTGGATGCCACCCACCCGGAAGAAACACGGATCGTCGTTACCAACGGTAATAAGCTCGAGGAATTCGATTTCGAATCCGCCGAACGGCGGCAATTGCGGGGCAATATCTACCTCGCCAAGGTGACGCGGGTCGAACCCTCGCTCCAGGCCGCCTTTGTCGAATATGGCGGCAACCGCCACGGTTTCCTCGCTTTTTCAGAGATCCATCCCGACTACTACCAAATCCCCGTCGCCGACCGCGAAGCCCTGATGCGCGCCGAAGAGGAAGCGCACGAGGAAGACGTCGATGCTGCCGATGAGGAAGAGGTCGAAGCTGTCGAGGGTGAAGACGATCTCACTGAAGAAAACGGCGACGACGACCTCGATGCGCCGCGCGAGACCAAGAAGGTCGAGCAGATCGGTGAAGGCGACGCGCTCGAAGACCTGCAGGAGCGTCCCCGCCGCAATCTGCGCAAATACAAGATCCAGGAAGTGATCAAGCGCCGTCAGGTGCTGCTCGTCCAGGTCGTCAAGGAAGAGCGCGGCAACAAGGGCGCAGCCCTCACCACCTATCTTTCCCTCGCCGGCCGCTATTCTGTGCTGATGCCCAATACCGCCCGTGGCGGTGGGATTTCGCGCAAGATCACCAGTGCCGCCGACCGCAAGCGCCTCAAGGAAATTGCCACCGATCTCGATGTCCCCGAGGGCATGGGTGTCATTCTGCGCACGGCCGGTGCCTCGCGCACCAAGGCCGAGGTGAAACGCGACTTCGAATATCTGATGCGCCTTTGGGAGAACGTGCGCACCCTGACGCTCGAATCCTCTGCTCCCTGCCTCGTCTACGAGGAAGGGAGCCTCATCAAGCGCACCATCCGCGACCTTTACAACAAGGACATCACGGAAGTCCTCGTCGCCGGCGATGCCGGTTATCGCGAGGCCAAGGACTTCATGCGCATGATTATGCCGTCGCACTCCAAGAATGTGCAGGCCTATAAAGATGATGCGCCGATTTTCTCGCGTTACAACATAGAGTCCCAGCTCGACTCCATGTTCCATCCGCAGGTGACCCTGCCCTCGGGCGGTTATATCGTGATCAACCCGACCGAAGCGCTGGTTTCGATCGACGTGAACTCGGGCCGCGCTACAAAGGAACACAATATCGAGGACACCGCTCTCCAGACGAACCTGGAAGCGGCCGAGGAAATTTCCCGCCAGCTCCGCCTGCGCGACCTGGCCGGCCTCATCGTCATCGACTTCATCGACATGGAGGAGCGGCGCAACAACCGGGCCGTCGAGAAAAAGCTCAAGGACTGCCTCAAGAACGACCGCGCCCGCATCCAGGTCGGCCACATCTCCCATTTCGGGCTCATGGAAATGAGCCGCCAGCGCATCCGCTTCGGCGTATTGGAAAGCTCGACCCATTCCTGCCCCACCTGCGCGGGCACGGGTCTGGTCCGTTCGGTGTCCTCTCTGGCGCTGATGATCATGCGCGCTATTGAAGACCACGTGCTGCGCAAGCCCGGTCAGTCGATCAACGTCAACATGCCGGCCGAAGTCGCGCTTTACATCCTAAACACCAAGCGCGATACGCTGACGGCGCTCGAAGCCAAATACGGCCTTTCGATCACCATCTCTGCCCAGAGCGGCCTTGTCGGTTCTCAGTTCAACATCGAACGCGGTGAAACCCGCGCTCCGGTCGCCGCTGCGCCCGTCCAGCACATCCGCGCCGATGCAGCCTCGATCGAGGATTATGACGAGCCCGAGGTCGAGGAGGAGGCTACCGAAGAAGCCGAATCCGAACGCGAAGCCTCTGGAGAAAACCAGGGCGGACGCAACAAGCGCCGTCGCCGTCGCCGTCGTGGCGGTCGCGATAACGGGGCCGTCCAGGCGACCGAGCTTGCCACCCCCGATGCGGAATCCGGTGATACCGAGGACGAGCCCCGCGGCGAAGCGGTCTTTGCCGACGAAGACGACCAGCCGCGCAAGCGCCGTCGCCGTGGTCGCCGTGGTGGACGCCGCAACAAGCGCCCCAATGAGGGCGGCTTTGGCGAAGCCGTGGAAGAAGGCGGTGATGCCGAGGCCATGAATGCCGTAGAGGAACGCGAGCCGGCCGTGGCCGATAGCCTTCCCGCTCCCGACGCCGCGCCGGAAACGGTCACCGCCGCCGAAGCGCCCGCTGAGGAACCTGCGCCGGAAGAAAAGCCCAAGAAGGTCCGCCGCACCCGCAAGGCCAAGGCGGTTGACGCGTCCGCCGATGCTGTGGCTCAAGAGGCCGTCGAAAGCACAGAGCAGGCACCTGCTGCTGCCGAAGCCGCGCCCGAAAAGCCGGCCCGCAAGCCGCGCGCGCCACGCAAAAAGAAGGTCGAAGCCGAAACCGCCGCCGAACAGCCGGTAGAAGCACCCGCACCGGTACCGGCCGAACAGGAGACCGCTGCCGTTGCCGCGGAATCGGCAGAAGAAGCCGAGACGCGCGGCCGCCGCAAGAAGGTCGTCCCGGCTGACGAGATCGTCGTATCCTCTGCCAGCGAGGCAACAGAAGAAAAGCCTAAAAAGGTCGGCTGGTGGCAACGCCGCCTCGGGCTTGGTTAG
- a CDS encoding N-acetylmuramoyl-L-alanine amidase, with translation MIFPAVRARLIFLALVCVFLNAPPVAAQEAAPAEAAGNTNAATPPALLDSRVTATQDRARLVLDLTTPTEFAVHTVADPMSVVVELRAQTGDAEDTNQPAGDGLITSYTVDTPGSQRVRVTLSLAGPAQVQQSYILDAFEDQPARLVIDLVPDTAENFAANVRDTQAEEAEVETTPTETALDGRQTAPGETATATDAVRPLVVIDPGHGGVDGGARATNGLEEKNIVLAFALKLQNLLVETGRFDVALTRDTDAFLTLSERVALARQNQADLFISLHADSFDQADVRGASIYTRGDLATSDLDRVLAENENRADLVAGFSPPEDEGAVDVLVDFLARETRRQSYLAGQALIEQLEPSVQLRRFPLRQADFFVLNSPDIPSVLIELGFLSNSDDTQNLTTDAWLDRVAAALARGVAVYFDGRRTGQ, from the coding sequence ATGATCTTTCCTGCAGTGCGTGCAAGGCTGATTTTTCTCGCCCTGGTGTGTGTGTTCCTCAATGCGCCGCCGGTCGCGGCGCAGGAGGCCGCTCCTGCCGAGGCGGCGGGCAATACGAACGCGGCAACGCCGCCTGCGCTGCTCGACTCCCGGGTCACGGCCACTCAGGACCGCGCACGGCTAGTACTGGACCTGACAACGCCCACCGAATTTGCCGTTCATACGGTTGCCGATCCGATGAGCGTGGTCGTGGAACTGCGGGCCCAGACCGGCGACGCCGAGGATACTAATCAACCGGCCGGAGACGGATTGATCACCAGCTATACCGTGGACACACCGGGCAGCCAGAGAGTTCGCGTCACGCTCTCGCTGGCCGGACCTGCCCAAGTGCAGCAATCTTACATTCTCGATGCCTTCGAGGATCAGCCGGCGCGGTTGGTGATCGACCTGGTGCCTGATACGGCGGAAAATTTCGCAGCAAATGTGCGCGACACGCAGGCTGAGGAGGCCGAAGTCGAAACGACCCCGACGGAAACGGCGCTCGACGGTCGGCAGACGGCGCCCGGTGAGACCGCAACGGCGACCGACGCCGTGCGGCCGCTGGTGGTCATCGATCCAGGGCATGGCGGGGTGGATGGCGGCGCCAGGGCCACCAATGGCCTGGAGGAAAAGAACATCGTGCTGGCTTTCGCGCTCAAGCTACAAAATCTGCTGGTCGAAACTGGGCGGTTCGACGTGGCGCTGACACGCGATACCGATGCCTTTCTGACGCTTTCCGAGCGCGTCGCGCTCGCGCGACAGAACCAGGCCGACCTGTTTATTTCTCTGCATGCCGATTCCTTCGATCAGGCCGATGTGCGAGGGGCCTCGATCTATACGCGCGGCGATCTTGCGACCAGTGACCTAGATCGGGTGCTTGCCGAAAATGAGAATCGGGCCGATCTCGTGGCGGGGTTTTCTCCGCCCGAGGATGAGGGCGCCGTGGACGTTCTCGTCGATTTTCTCGCCCGCGAAACGCGGAGGCAGTCCTATCTGGCGGGGCAGGCGCTGATCGAACAGCTCGAGCCTTCCGTGCAACTGCGCCGTTTCCCGCTGCGGCAAGCGGACTTTTTCGTTCTCAATTCTCCCGATATTCCGTCCGTCCTGATCGAACTCGGATTTCTTTCGAACTCGGACGACACGCAGAACCTTACGACCGATGCATGGCTGGACCGCGTGGCAGCCGCACTGGCGCGGGGCGTGGCTGTTTATTTCGACGGGCGGCGCACCGGGCAATGA